The Ricinus communis isolate WT05 ecotype wild-type chromosome 8, ASM1957865v1, whole genome shotgun sequence sequence TTTCAGCTGAATTCAAGACATTTTGCTACGGTGGCCGTGGCCGTGGCCGtggcggtggtggtggtggagaaATGGATAATCTGTAATAACTGAAGGTTTTAGAAGggttttagagagagagagaggaaagtTTGATATTTCGCGGAAAAGGGCAATAAAACGTGTGGAAGAATGAAGATATACGTCACACAGATATGAGACATACCAGTCTTTTTTCATTCTCAATTTGTTTACAAATTACAATTTCACTTTTCTCACTACTaaaatgttttctttctttcatctcTCTCAttaacaacaaaaagaaagaaagaaagaaagaatgataAACTTTCACTGATAATAATATACAATAAACCTTTCAATTTTTACAACCAGATCGCTTCGTTGTTGCCAATAAATAATCCATTGTTAAACTACTAGTTTAATCAttagagatttatatagaagAATATGCATCTCTTATACAGTATCCTATGAAATGGacaaatacatatttatattctcAAATGCatctttatattctttaattttaattatttaattagttcaacactctaatttttttacataatttattaatatctaaaattttttatattttaatattttttgatatatatacttttatttaatatgtatataataaaaaatttaaattatatattaaattaaattaaaagttaaatatttaaatattaaaaaaataaaattcaaatatgtattaaattaaattaaaattaatcatataaatttaaaaacataaatatatatttgtccAAAATAACATGCAACTTTGGAATTCGTATTTACTGTTAAACCTATAGGCAACAAAAATCAGACagtactttttatttatgatcaAACAACTACAGATGCACATCTTTGATTCGATTGAAGAAAAATGTTTGTATATTATCAGAATACTTgggaaattaataaatgaaagagTAAGCAAGATCTCCATCACAAAATCAAAACTATCTGTCCATTATCATGCTGTTTTACACACAAAAAATCTGAACAACAATGGAAAAAGCTGCAGCAGCCACCATCATCATGCTCCAAGAAGGGAACAGCAACAATCCTGAAGAATTATCAACAGAGGTCTTGGTATTAGGAGAACCTGTTACAAATCACCAATAAGTATATTTACAAGGGgttaatttaaatctttaatttaaaaataaaaaataaaataaaaaataaaaacaaaaatgagcAATTAAGGAGACAATTTCTTACCAGTAATGCAAGAGATAGGATTAACATGGAGTCCACATCTACCAGGCAATTGTTGAGCTTCAGTAACGTTAATACCAGCCTGCTCAGCTTGATCACTGCCTTCATTGCTTATCATAGAACACAGGCATTCTGGGTCTGATTTTATCACATTTTCTAGAGGCTCACAGCAAGTATCAGGCACATCTTTTGTTCCATTTAGGTAATTCAGGCAAGGAACAAGCTGGTTTATGCATGAAGTGTCCTGACCATTTCCCTTCTGCACCAAAATGGCCACCACTAGTACTAATGCAACAATCCCACATCTGCTTGCGGAAAACTTTGCCATatctttgttttgtttatgttaCTAGAGATACATTTATGTATgcatatatgtatgtatatatatactgtAAGTGAAAAGGAGAGGGATGTTTGAATATGAAATGTTGCTTTCTGGGAGTTGGTAATCCACCTGCTAACTTCTTGGTTGACCAATATGTTTTGAGGGCAGTAATGGCTGTTGGATAGGTGAAGCTACttctttaagaaaattgaTGCTTATTATGTGATGACTGTATTAAGAAATGAGAAATACCCAAACCCTATGACCATATTCCATGTTGGAGATTATGCAAACTTACGCTGCACCGTCTATTGCTGATACGGCCTGTAGATTGGGTGGATTCTGGTTGTGGCTAGGCTACCAACTGAACAGTGTCCAAGTTTCCATGAATTTTGCATAAATAAACAGATTCAATCTAGAAATCTGCCCCTCCAAATTGGTGAGAATCATGAAAATTTGATTGCAAACGATCAGCACTGATCTAGACCAAGAAAGTCTACTCACAATTTTTATATACAAATGTCAACCCTCTGTATGTACATTTCCTAATTTTTGCTCTCATACCAAATCCTACTTCTGTCTACAGAAACCAGGAAGTCCAAAAATAAGATCTACAAGACTGCAATTTGGCACCCACATCATGAAATAGAATTGAATTGGGGACAGAATTTGAGAACACCTAAACTACCAAGAATTTGCAGGTGCTAGCATTATTGAGAAGTCCCAATTTGGCACCCACACCAAGACTTGGAACCGCCAGAATcaaaatcttcaatccttaTGGTTTGTTTCTCTTCAGAAGTCCCATGACAAGAAACTTTCACCCCCGAATGATGATCAGTCATGGAGTTTCCAAATGTGGGCTTTTTAACTAGGTTTTGGTGAATAAACTTTACATCATAGACTAGTGGATTACTTGTACGCACTGGGGGCGAACAGCTGAGTAAACCCATGTAGCTGCTGTTATCATCCAATCGGTATTCCAAATCATCCTGAAATTGtacaagagaaaagaaaaatgataacaCACATGACAGAACAGAGACATTGACAGAACTACAACTTTAGAAGAATCAAGGAAAAGGTCTACCTTCATCaaaaatgagtttaaaatgTTATGCAGGTTGTCTTTAGGGGGAGGCAAGTTCCTGTTGTTGAGAGTGTTAGAGTAAGTTAATCAAAGCCCAATTTTGAAGCAAATACAAATTCCGTATTGAGCTCGGAACCAAACCGGCATATACATTATTATGAGCCGGAATAATATTTGTTAACATACACAAATATccagaaaaagagagaaaaaaaaggacTCAAGTAAAGAAAATCAACCTTATAGGCCTACAGCAAGATCTGTTGCAGACATCTACAAGATGAGGTTCTAGGCAAGTGAATTCCTTTACCCTAACTTCCGGTAGATGTGCAGGCTCCTGCTCGTTACATTTATAACTGGAGGCACCACTCAAGACTTTTTCCAATGAAATTTGCTCTAATTGAAAGATTCCTGAGTTAGCTTTCATTGCAACTGACAGCTGAAAATAAAAGGAGCAACTGTGTATGAGTAGACAAGCAATAAGAAATAAGACGCAATTGTCGTGAACGAAAGTAACAtggcataaaaaaatattctaaaattgtTCAGCAACAGATCAACATAaaacaaaggaagaaagaagaacCAGATTGCAAATTTAGCATTAATGCAGCAAATTCTCAAAACCAAATTTGACATTTAGAACTCAAGTCACTGAATCAGTAAATAAATTGGCAGCCCAAGCTGAACATTGAAACAAATTATATGCAGACTTCAGAGTGAGCAACTGATAAacttcaatttacttttagACCCAAGTAAAAGACCAGCTATAAGACTGACCCTTCTTGGATGACAAATCTTCCTCTCATGCTGACATTGAATGATTTATTAATGTCATCTGATAATTTGTTGAAAGGAAAGCACATTCAGTGTAAATAGCCAAGATTTTGTCAGCCGTTATGACATGATAATCAAACTCCATGATAGAAACTCCTGAAACCATTTATGCAACATGATTTTAAAGGAGGACATGGACTATTATGGTGCAGTTTCAACACCATAATGGTGATCCTACAGGCCCACATTATCAAACATAGAACACTTCTGAGTAACTAGCAATACATGCAGTTGCTAGCCAGTTACTGCAGACAAATGAATTATCTTTACCTTAAAGACACCTGCACAGCTAAAGCAACTAGCTCAAAACTGAAGAGTAATTTTTGCATACGGAATAAatggcaaaagaaaaaaggaatcCTACAACGcactttattttatcaaaatgacTAGTGAGTCATTCATGTCTTCACTTTCACTCCTGCAAATTGCCTAAGACCACACCAAAAATTTTcccaataatatataatttgcaACAAACCCTGCTAGTATTTAATTGTAAGTATCAATTTCTGATAAACCCTATAACTACTTATTTCATCTATCTAACAAGCAGTGACTCATCCAAAGACATTTCTTAAATTCCAAAATCCTATCAAGTGCCGTTTGGAAATTGAAAATACTAAATTTCAATCCAATTTTGTCAATTCTCATGTTTGGAAAGATCATATTTGAAggcattttgaaagaaatgaaaatcatGCCATAAATCCATAATTTGGCcacaattcaattcaaaaaaaaaatgctagACTTAAATTTAACTGAATTCTATGTAGtcaattcaattctttcacttttctaaactctaaatttttttataagaaaaataaagaaaaaaggaatgaaataaaatcatatcaaAAAGTGACATGAGTTTGCAAACTTCTTGCACATTCCAGGCAAACACTATTACTATCTATTTTCTCAGATGCTGCAAAAGAAATCATCTTCacattatttaattgattgaatCAACAAATCATCGAAACCAAAAAACCATAAAAGAACAGATCAAACGAAAAAATCTTATAGCATTATGATATGGCATTTGGCGCGCGCGGGGGGGCGGGGTGGGGAGGGACAGATATGGATTATGAATCATTAACTGtaataatgagaaatcactttgAAGATATGTAGATTCAAAATTGCGCAAGGCGGAGAAGAGTAAGGACGTCGCTGAACGCTGCCGTTTCTTACATTCTGCACTGTCGTCGTCGTCGTCGTAGCCTCTTCGGTCTATCCGCCAAAAGAGGCTTTGCGTTGCGCGGCTTTTTAATTAGCATGAAAAGGATAATTACATCTTTGGCAtctgtaatttttaaaatcttacaTTCTGGtgtcttaatatttttttcttacaattaggtatttaaatctataaatcaccatcccttcaatttaatatattttactaatttctttcgattatttaatttattttaaatagtaaaaatatttatgaataaaaaataataaaaatatttaaatatccatCTTCTCTTTTTAACTTCCTCCTTCTTCCTTTCCGCCTACACCTgctctttgttttttttt is a genomic window containing:
- the LOC8273070 gene encoding non-specific lipid transfer protein GPI-anchored 30 isoform X2, with amino-acid sequence MAKFSASRCGIVALVLVVAILVQKGNGQDTSCINQLVPCLNYLNGTKDVPDTCCEPLENVIKSDPECLCSMISNEGSDQAEQAGINVTEAQQLPGRCGLHVNPISCITGSPNTKTSVDNSSGLLLFPSWSMMMVAAAAFSIVVQIFCV
- the LOC8273070 gene encoding uncharacterized protein LOC8273070 isoform X1 → MKANSGIFQLEQISLEKVLSGASSYKCNEQEPAHLPEVRVKEFTCLEPHLVDVCNRSCCRPIRNLPPPKDNLHNILNSFLMKDDLEYRLDDNSSYMGLLSCSPPVRTSNPLVYDVKFIHQNLVKKPTFGNSMTDHHSGVKVSCHGTSEEKQTIRIEDFDSGGSKSWCGCQIGTSQ